The proteins below come from a single Gammaproteobacteria bacterium CG11_big_fil_rev_8_21_14_0_20_46_22 genomic window:
- a CDS encoding 4-hydroxy-tetrahydrodipicolinate synthase — protein sequence MTKHFSGSLVALVTPMKDHGEIDEPSFVDLIQWHLAEGTQGLVILGTTGESPTVKAEREALFKLAVKTAAGRVPIIAGVGTNDTKVSIEQAKAAEACGVDAMLVVVPYYNKPPQRGMVEHFKAIHDATQLPIIIYNAFGRTGADIAPETVITLAESCERIVALKDANPELSRVAELKAKLSPDFVLLSGNDDVALEYVLKGGDGVISVTANVVPALMAEMMALANTDVEKAKAINERLNDLHHTLFIESNPIPVKWAVNRMGKIPGGLRLPLVSLAQQNQPLLERVMQSLGVIG from the coding sequence ATGACAAAACATTTTTCCGGCAGCTTGGTTGCGCTAGTGACCCCGATGAAAGATCATGGTGAGATTGATGAGCCATCGTTTGTTGATTTGATTCAGTGGCATCTTGCTGAGGGCACGCAGGGTTTGGTGATTTTAGGCACCACCGGTGAGTCGCCCACGGTAAAGGCCGAGCGAGAAGCGCTCTTTAAGCTTGCGGTGAAAACGGCTGCGGGCCGGGTGCCGATCATCGCTGGTGTGGGTACAAACGATACCAAGGTGAGTATTGAGCAAGCCAAGGCGGCTGAAGCGTGTGGCGTGGATGCCATGTTGGTCGTTGTACCGTACTACAATAAACCACCGCAACGCGGCATGGTTGAGCACTTTAAAGCTATTCATGATGCTACGCAATTACCTATCATTATCTACAATGCCTTTGGTCGTACAGGCGCAGATATTGCCCCCGAAACCGTGATCACGCTGGCTGAAAGCTGTGAGCGTATCGTCGCATTAAAAGATGCGAACCCTGAGTTATCTCGTGTGGCTGAGCTTAAGGCGAAATTGAGCCCGGATTTTGTGTTGCTATCGGGTAATGATGATGTGGCCCTGGAGTACGTATTGAAAGGGGGTGATGGTGTGATTTCTGTCACGGCGAATGTGGTGCCGGCTTTAATGGCTGAGATGATGGCGTTGGCTAACACAGACGTTGAAAAAGCCAAGGCGATCAACGAGCGTTTGAATGATTTGCATCACACCTTGTTTATTGAGTCGAATCCCATCCCGGTGAAGTGGGCGGTGAATCGCATGGGAAAAATCCCTGGTGGTTTGCGTTTGCCGCTGGTATCCTTGGCCCAGCAAAATCAGCCGCTTTTAGAGCGAGTGATGCAATCGCTTGGAGTTATTGGATGA
- a CDS encoding peroxiredoxin, producing the protein MMISVGKKAPNFTAKATNDKILSLKDFKGRYLVIYFYPKDNTPGCTQEGQDFRDLYAEFQALDADIVGVSKDSLRTHSNFKAKYALPFDLVTDEDESLCQAFDVIKLKKLYGKEYLGIERSSFLIGPDGTLLAEWRKVKVKDHAKVVLDTLKAL; encoded by the coding sequence ATGATGATCAGTGTTGGAAAAAAAGCCCCAAACTTCACCGCCAAAGCCACAAACGACAAAATCCTTAGCCTCAAAGACTTTAAAGGCCGCTATCTCGTCATCTACTTCTACCCCAAAGACAACACACCGGGCTGCACGCAAGAAGGCCAAGATTTTCGGGATCTCTATGCCGAGTTCCAAGCATTAGACGCGGATATTGTCGGTGTTTCCAAAGACAGCTTGCGCACACACAGTAACTTTAAAGCCAAATACGCCTTGCCTTTTGATCTTGTCACCGATGAAGACGAAAGCCTGTGCCAAGCCTTTGACGTGATCAAGCTGAAAAAACTCTACGGCAAAGAATACCTAGGCATCGAGCGCTCAAGCTTTCTCATCGGCCCAGACGGCACACTCCTGGCCGAATGGCGCAAAGTCAAAGTGAAAGATCACGCTAAAGTCGTACTCGATACGCTCAAGGCGCTTTAA
- a CDS encoding adenylosuccinate lyase, protein MLELTPLTAASPLDGRYAQSTAALREHFSEYALIKARVHVEIQWLLHLSESGQLPELGEINNPQFLQEVISKFSCKDAEKIKQTEATINHDVKAVEYFIKDQMDTVPELKPLKEFMHFGLTSEDVNNLAYGLMIKTGLNAVLRPALNELNSALQAKAHEYASAAMLSRTHGQTASPTTMGKEFANFYSRLERQLNILGSINILGKLNGAVGNYNALHAAYPDINWPAICQDFVETRLGLSFNTHTTQIENHDGIAELSHTLARINTILLDYSQDAWAYISRAYFKLKKKAEEVGSSTMPHKVNPIDFENAEGNLGLANALLNFFAQKLPVSRLQRDLSDSTVMRNLGSAFGYSLLAYQSLLRGTGKLELNTDLLEQELDQHWEVLAEPIQMILRKHGIEAPYEQLKALTRGNTVTQTELQAFIDQLAIDDTIKQTLKALTPKTYTGYAETLATEQ, encoded by the coding sequence ATGCTTGAACTCACCCCATTAACGGCCGCCTCTCCTTTGGATGGTCGATACGCCCAATCGACCGCAGCCTTGCGCGAACACTTCAGCGAATACGCCCTGATCAAAGCCCGTGTACACGTCGAGATCCAATGGCTCTTACATTTAAGCGAATCAGGCCAACTACCCGAGCTGGGAGAAATTAATAATCCACAATTTTTACAAGAAGTTATTAGCAAATTCTCATGTAAAGACGCAGAAAAAATCAAGCAAACTGAAGCCACCATTAACCACGACGTGAAAGCCGTAGAATATTTCATTAAAGACCAAATGGACACCGTGCCAGAACTTAAGCCTTTGAAAGAATTTATGCACTTTGGTCTGACCAGTGAAGACGTGAATAACTTGGCCTATGGCCTGATGATCAAAACGGGCCTCAATGCGGTGCTACGCCCTGCACTCAACGAGCTAAACAGCGCCTTGCAGGCCAAAGCCCATGAATACGCCAGCGCTGCCATGCTCTCTCGCACCCACGGCCAGACAGCCTCGCCCACCACCATGGGAAAAGAATTTGCTAATTTTTACAGTCGACTAGAAAGACAACTTAATATTTTGGGTTCAATCAATATTCTAGGCAAACTCAACGGCGCCGTGGGTAATTACAACGCCCTGCACGCTGCTTACCCTGACATCAACTGGCCTGCTATTTGCCAAGATTTTGTTGAAACCCGATTGGGCTTGAGCTTTAATACCCACACCACGCAAATCGAAAACCACGATGGCATTGCCGAACTCTCGCATACACTGGCACGCATCAATACGATCTTGCTCGACTACAGCCAAGATGCCTGGGCCTATATTTCTCGCGCTTATTTCAAGCTTAAGAAAAAAGCTGAAGAAGTCGGCTCTTCGACCATGCCGCACAAAGTGAACCCAATTGACTTTGAAAACGCGGAAGGCAATTTGGGCTTGGCGAATGCACTATTGAATTTTTTCGCACAAAAATTACCCGTTTCACGCCTGCAACGCGACTTAAGTGACTCCACCGTCATGCGAAATCTCGGCTCAGCGTTTGGCTATAGTCTGTTGGCCTATCAAAGCTTACTGCGCGGCACGGGCAAGCTTGAACTCAATACCGATCTACTCGAACAAGAGCTGGATCAACACTGGGAAGTGCTCGCAGAACCCATTCAAATGATACTGCGCAAACACGGTATTGAAGCGCCTTATGAGCAGCTCAAAGCGCTCACGCGCGGCAACACCGTCACACAAACGGAGCTACAGGCCTTTATCGACCAACTGGCCATCGACGACACCATCAAGCAAACACTAAAAGCCTTGACGCCGAAAACTTATACCGGCTACGCTGAAACGCTCGCTACAGAACAATAA
- a CDS encoding NAD-dependent malic enzyme (malic enzyme; oxaloacetate-decarboxylating; NAD-dependent; catalyzes the formation of pyruvate form malate) — MLDYTLKTDKNGLPYLETPMVGGNLLAAPQLNKGTAFTNEERHAFELKGKLPSHVETLSEQVARAYFQFQTQNTRLRKNMYLHALHESNRVIFYKLVDEHLAEMLPLLYTPMVSTVVKIYSQKFRHPRGLYITYEDRDCIEEILRNRTNPMIDVIVATDGEGVLGIGDQGLGGMEIAVAKLMVYTLCGYMNPLKTLPLFLDVGTNNPLLLNDPMYLGWRQPRISPKEYDEFIEKFVQAVKNVLPGAFLHWEDLGRENASRVINHYRDKLPTFNDDIEGTSIVTLSALLSALKQKGSQLCDEQIVIFGAGSAGCGIAKQLAEAIAFYHNKPIDEARAHIWLIDRQGLICDDMDTLTSEQQPFGKSRASLGELGKLETIALADVIEMTKAGVLIGCSGQTGAFSEAIVGTMIRNHTRPIIFPLSNPTPNAEAHPARLLEWTQGQALIATGSPFGTVRYNDNDWVIAQCNNALVFPGIGLGIAMAKPPRLSKAMLFNACETLSEENAKRIDNALLPSICDSKPIALAIAKRVAQTAIDEGLAAPFDIDEALKAACWTPAYLPYKHRG, encoded by the coding sequence ATGCTTGATTATACTCTCAAAACTGATAAAAACGGCTTGCCGTACCTAGAAACCCCCATGGTCGGCGGCAATCTTCTGGCCGCACCGCAGCTTAACAAAGGCACGGCGTTTACGAACGAAGAGCGTCACGCGTTTGAACTCAAGGGTAAGTTGCCCAGTCACGTCGAAACGTTAAGCGAGCAAGTGGCGCGCGCGTATTTTCAGTTTCAAACACAAAATACACGCTTGCGCAAAAACATGTATTTGCATGCCCTGCACGAAAGCAACCGCGTCATCTTTTACAAACTGGTCGATGAACATTTAGCCGAAATGCTACCGCTGCTCTACACGCCGATGGTGAGCACCGTGGTTAAAATTTACAGCCAGAAGTTTCGCCACCCGCGTGGTTTGTACATTACCTACGAGGACCGCGATTGCATCGAAGAGATTTTACGCAACCGCACCAACCCCATGATCGACGTGATTGTCGCCACTGATGGCGAGGGTGTTTTGGGCATTGGCGACCAAGGATTGGGTGGCATGGAAATTGCCGTGGCCAAACTCATGGTCTACACACTCTGCGGCTACATGAATCCTTTAAAAACCTTACCGCTTTTTTTAGACGTGGGCACCAATAACCCGCTCTTGCTGAATGATCCGATGTATTTAGGCTGGCGACAACCACGCATTTCCCCGAAAGAATACGATGAGTTTATCGAAAAATTTGTGCAGGCCGTCAAAAATGTTTTACCTGGCGCTTTCCTACACTGGGAAGACTTGGGCCGTGAAAATGCCTCTCGTGTGATTAACCATTACCGCGACAAGCTGCCCACCTTTAACGATGACATCGAGGGCACCAGCATTGTCACCTTAAGTGCCTTATTGAGCGCCTTAAAACAAAAAGGCAGCCAGTTATGCGATGAGCAGATTGTGATTTTCGGCGCGGGCTCGGCCGGTTGCGGCATCGCCAAACAACTCGCCGAAGCGATTGCATTTTACCACAACAAACCGATCGACGAAGCGCGTGCGCATATCTGGCTGATTGACCGCCAGGGTTTGATTTGCGATGACATGGATACTCTCACATCCGAGCAACAACCCTTTGGCAAATCGCGCGCAAGCTTAGGCGAGCTGGGCAAGCTAGAAACGATTGCGCTGGCCGATGTGATTGAAATGACAAAAGCTGGTGTGCTGATCGGCTGCTCTGGTCAAACCGGGGCATTTAGCGAAGCGATTGTTGGCACGATGATCAGAAACCACACGCGCCCGATTATTTTCCCATTATCCAACCCCACACCGAATGCCGAAGCCCATCCAGCTCGATTATTGGAATGGACACAAGGCCAAGCCTTGATTGCCACGGGTAGTCCCTTTGGCACTGTACGTTATAACGATAACGATTGGGTGATCGCACAATGCAATAACGCACTGGTTTTCCCGGGTATTGGGCTCGGCATCGCCATGGCTAAACCACCGCGTCTGAGCAAAGCCATGTTATTTAATGCCTGCGAAACCCTGTCCGAAGAAAATGCAAAACGTATTGATAACGCCTTGTTACCGAGCATTTGTGATTCCAAACCGATTGCTTTGGCGATTGCCAAACGTGTGGCTCAAACGGCGATTGATGAAGGCTTAGCGGCACCGTTTGATATCGATGAGGCCTTAAAAGCGGCTTGCTGGACGCCGGCTTACCTACCCTATAAACACCGCGGGTAA
- a CDS encoding DNA mismatch repair protein MutS, with the protein MTISDEDKALFRAAVDALGKNTASQSREPEKETRLIGLEIDQWAEVVSAEDHLCFVRESLSHTQMSDLKQGRVAIEQTLDFHGMTLQQAEDALENLLNQDHKKIRLIHGKGQNALLKNAVNRWLRAHPRVLAFASCPPSQGGTGAMNVILTRKR; encoded by the coding sequence ATGACTATCAGTGATGAAGACAAAGCCCTCTTTCGTGCCGCGGTTGATGCGCTTGGCAAAAACACTGCTTCCCAATCTCGCGAACCTGAAAAAGAAACCAGACTGATAGGCCTTGAGATTGACCAATGGGCCGAGGTTGTTTCAGCCGAAGATCATTTGTGCTTCGTCAGAGAAAGCTTATCCCATACTCAAATGAGTGATTTGAAGCAAGGCAGAGTAGCCATCGAACAGACTTTAGATTTTCACGGCATGACACTCCAACAAGCCGAAGATGCGCTTGAGAACCTCTTAAACCAAGACCACAAAAAAATCAGACTCATTCACGGTAAAGGCCAAAATGCCTTGCTCAAAAATGCGGTGAATCGCTGGTTGCGCGCCCACCCTCGTGTGCTCGCTTTTGCCAGCTGCCCGCCGTCCCAAGGCGGCACGGGGGCTATGAACGTTATCTTGACCCGGAAACGCTAG